ATTTCATTTGTAACCAGAAACGTGGCACTATTTCCTGGTGACAAAAGTAACATACGGTAACCTATAACAAAACTGATTATTTTCTTTCCGCTGGATGGTTTAATTTCATCCAGTAACAATGGTTACAACTATATTCTATTGGTGACAAAAAGTAACAAAGGTGACGAGACCTTTTCTGTTTAGCAGGGGGtcttattttatttggttacaATTGGTTACAATGGTAACAgctaatatgtaaacggtgtgaccgttggaccgagcgcagattaaacacagtgcattttgcttggttgcctactcaaatcattcatcaaagttaaactaaacgtcgcgtgctcagtcaacattatgacgtcatatttcagacgtaaaacgttttTGACTTCGgaagccgaagagagttacgtgatttcgatttttgttttatttcttctttcgttgttcatcaatttaattcatatgaatgccgctgtaataaaattgaatacctTATTATGGTATCCGATGTACAATTGACGAAAAAatgatgcctggtaaggtatatATTCAATGTACTCGTTTGATAGGTAAGGATATgtagtttctaaaaatagatgttTTTCCCGCCAAATCACTATGGGGAAGTAACTCTAGCTCTGCAAATCACGCAtggtaaaataatacttttctttgacgaaaacatgtgtaatcatttataatatttatctaataaaaatatccaacatattttaataaaaattaagtttttaaataaattgatttcctttatcaatatctttttttatttttgcgaatttgtttttacaatgaCCATAACGACTCACGCGAtttttacacccccccccccccccccgtcagCCCTGTCATTCATAATGCAACGCATATTCCCGTTACCTAGTAATTTTCCTGTTTCCTATTCCTTTACGATTGAGAACttgtaattttagaattaaaaatcttaattgttcagggtttttttcattcaaaaaatattgttactacTACAACGAAGTCGTGAATTGCGTGTCACATCAGGTGTGTAAAGCGTTACGaacaaagcgtgcgagaaccgtgtgataTGTTTTATAAGAATTAATTCCAAACCTTTTACTCgtagaaaacaatatacattgtattatcttttactcaaaattgtatttttttttttcaacaacaaaattaagTCAGTTTTAAAATGGAGACTGCCGATAAAGTCTGACTACGATGTTTCCGTATAGGTACAATTGTGGAATGCACAATACATCAACATGCTTTACacagttataacaaaatatgaatcaacCATAAATGACGCTGTGATGTTGTAATAAGCATGCATTGTTTACACGATAAGATTGTGTACAAATACCACACATAACATGCATTGGACATCGGCTatctggctgaacctgtcaatcaaatttcGAGTATTTGATTCCATTGGATGGTGACGCGCCTCTTTTATGTAAACAGCAAAATAAAACGAATTGACTTTAAAGCAATCGGAATCAGTATCTAATAGTATTATTTGAATGATATTAAATCCAGCGATTTTGAAGAAgagtaaaaaatgtacattttgtaccgttcatgcacatacatgtaatatgaaatgcGAGAGCAGAAAATTGTTTGGAATCCCGATGAAAAAATGAATCAATGATTagaaatttcattatttgactCTTGTTAACTTGATTTACGGAAAATAACAAGGATATGTTTTAACACAATAATTTCTGTACAATAAACGTGTACAAGCATTTGAACCACGAAATTCGTATGCATGGTACTTATTAAAAATAGTAAGTAGCAAATACGCTGTTATACAAATGTTAGGTCCGAAACActctgtatgtataatgaaattaggtatacaaaaaattgaacaaattgaaTAGGGCCATACGACTACCAGACTACCCCAATTCCCCCAAGTgggtctttttttaaattggttacAATGGTTACCTAACCCTAaactaaccctaacccctaaccttAAAATAACCCTAacacctaaccctaacccaaacctAACTCTATTTTGTAACCAATGTTACCAGTTACCACAGTAACCTGTCACAAGGAcatcaaagtttgaaaatcatttataatCAAACATTGTTACCAATGTAACCAATGTTACTGGTTACAAATAGAAATGGGTAAAAGTTAGGACTAATTTCTAGCCATATATGTAAATCTGCATGCCCCGttcatcgattggtcgaaatctacagcggctgaaacttgAGTAGAAATTGACAGATCttaaattgacacgccctgtttatcgattggcataaacctacagcgacctacaAAATaccacggactgcacgaaataatcatgatgatgccagaccctcagtctcacaggagacaatTAGGCTGTTCCTTTTAGCTAACCTACTTACGttcattaacagtaatttagcgaattttacttactttacataatcaaattattgatttgttaaagagagatgttaatataaacaataaaatgctttctttgatgattcattcgggatatgaaggtagcgatcattgcagaaaaaatttaattatgtattttttcggcaatgtcgctaccttcatatcccgaatgaaaatgaatcaccaaagaaagcattttattgttaaaatatagtcaattataaaagataaaatctttgctgcgagaCAAAGAGGACtgcccccccccttccaatgctacatgtacgtgtgTGGAGGAAACTCATGATATTAAGTTTAATATTTAATGCAATCGAGTATTTAATTCCAAAGAAGATTTGTGTTGTTGACATATTGATCAACTGATAATAATTATACTTGTTGTCGCATTAGAGCTCACACTGAATTGTCATGATGGTACTCCCGGTTTTTTGCCCTAATTGCCAACATATCGTTCACGAGATACTATATAATATGCGAATCAAAAGATAAGATAAACATTAAACTCAAGCGTTGTCGTACCAATTATTGCACTGTTATATCATTTCAGGAACAATGAAATTCTTGGTAGCGCTGATTCTATTAGAACTTTACAGTTCTATCGAGGGTAAGGCATGTTGTAATAAAAaccatagatacatgtatatcgtctAAAGGAAGTCAgccaatttacatgtatttcagataAATGTGAATTTAttagttgaaaataaatgacttAGCGGTGTTTAAAAGATTTAGCTTACCATATGTGAGTTTAACAGTTAAGCTGTTAAATAATCAAGcaactgaaaatatttgaatgaaaaacaaTCTAAACtgatgtaaatgtacatatCGCGTTTTGAGCTTCTTAAGAAGCATTGGAgctaatatataaatagtgcctgtttgggagggtaacagttgaaattgacaccccgagaaaaccattgtcaaccgacgcgaagcggaggttgacaatggttttcgaggggtgtcaatttcaactgttatcctcccaaacaggcactatttattttgttatactgaatgtctcttttaaaatttttaagaaaattttactgcttttatataggaataacgtgaattctacagcgaaccgtacgcgcataattttcgcgcatgtaacattttttaatgttacccgttgccaagtgcgttgctaacgctgagggtaatagtaaatattattaactgcgtcttaaccaatcagatttcagtatgtaacatgaaagtataacaatgtatACTAGCAAATGAAGTGGCGTAaaagtaaatcattaaaaatttttatgaattttcagttttaaggaggctgggtggtcaacaaattagccATCAGATCTGTAAACTTTGGCATTGTATGACATTTAGTAcagaaaaatccaaatatttaagCTTTAAAATTGGGTAATTTTTCCTATGTTTTTTAAATACGGATTTGTCGTGCTTGAAAAGATTGAAATGGTCttaaaatggccatgaccatcaaGTCCTCTTAACATTAATTATTTGTATAATActtgttaatttctttttagaaaatagTAACAATTGCAAAAGTCTCGAGgctaagttttgaacttattaaACTCGCATACAGGTAGCCGACGCTTTATCAAAATGCGACTCGCTGCATGTTAAACATCAAGAATTTGCTTGATTTGTAAAGAAATCATTTCACGTTGCAGGATGCGAAGTTGGATGGGTACAATTTAGAACAAAGTGTTATATGTTTAGCCACACAGCAGCATCTTGGGCAGAGGCCGAGGTAATTCTTAGTTACTTTATTCTAATATTACAAATTGAATTTGAAGATACTAGGTTGCAATTATCGAAgcattataatataataaaattaatcgAAGTTAGTTACTTATGCATTATGTGCAGAAAAAGTAATGGTCTACATGAAAGCCCACCCAcaaaaatgagctcaatgggcctCGTAAAAATATGCAAGTTAAGTTATATACAACATACATGCACGTGCTTCCATTTACTCAatagatatgttgactttataCAGATCTAtacaggttaagttttttgCTTCTCTCAAATTGAACCATAAGCTTTCAGtgtaaaattacattaaaagttaATCTCTGTCCGCCATTTTAGCAGTGACTCTTTAAGTTTAGCAAATTGGCTCCTTGTTTCTAATTGCAACGATATTGGCCATTTATTTACACTCATATATTTCCAAGGTTCAAGAAATAAAAAGTATTATATACTGCATGGGGATTCTTTTCTGAATAACGCAATGTCAATTTCTTTTTCAGAGCATTTGCAACGCCTTTCATTCTATTCTTGCCGAACCGAGGTCACATGAAGAATCCAGGTTTTTGATCAGCCACAGTGTAAATCAAGGTTCTTATGTCAATTAATTAATCGTATTAATTCTTGATAATATAGGGTTTGTTAGTTACATGTGCTTGTTTTGGCAATTGCTAACGGTtactcaaatcaatttttgaacaaTATAATGTACATAATGTATGTAGATGATTTTCGTTTTGTCTTTCCATGAAGTCATTTCATCtttgtctgtctctctgtctgtctgtctctctgtctgtctgcctGTGTGCCgtccgtctctctctctctctctctctctctctctctctctctctctctctctctctctctctctctctctctctcttagatTAGGTTTTAATAGATAAAttagatatatattaaaactCGCCAATATACGGCTTGGAATAAAATTCTACTCCATATTTTGATAATCgataagtaatttttttctgcaatgatcgctaccttcataacccacatgactcatcaaagaaagcattttactgtttatttttaacaagttaataaattcatgtacaaaagtaagttaaattaacttaattactgttaatgttcGTCAGtacattagttaaaagaaaaagccaaatcgtctcctattgGAATTTGAGTTTGACATCATCGTGATTATTtagtgcagtccgtgattttctTAGGTcactgtaggtttcgaccaatcgataaacggggcgtgtagatttcagtttttttaagttgaattaaaggggcatggtcatgattttggtcaaattctattttttatatttttattatttacaatgcttaaaaatgcatttctaataatcaaataaaatttgagagtcattcgtaaagttataagcaagatatagggctcacaattctttgtcatgtaaacaaggctcgtgccctgtttttgtttacattggttcaatataccagtaaaaaatctttttccagcctatttgtctatctttttatttattttaagcatagatacacagttcctaacgtttcacacattcgttttaggtttagaactgaaatttttatttcatcgttcaaaatgtaaacaaacgctttgtttacatagcaagaATTTTAAGCTCCGTTACTCGCTTATAACTTAACAaataacactcaaatttcggttgcctattaaaaatgcctttctgaagcattgtaaatattaaaaacggagaaataattttttaccaaaatcgtgaccatgcccctttaacaatgAGTAAGTTTTCgttagaaatagagggaatcgtACTCcgtggatgtaaatatacaattgtaattttatgatatttttaaatttaattgttttgttaaaaatatatcatgtaAATGCAGCATGAATCAGATTATATGAAAActcatttacattttaacagtTTGTAATATGGTCAAGGAAAAGACATATATACAGCTTGAAAGTTACAATTGACCATGATTCATTCAATCCTTTGGAATATGCTGGCGAAACAGAATGTTTTGCATCAACACCAGTatgtgaaaaataaatgaatagtacAATGCACTGTGGCGTAATgcgtataattatatatattttcatgttcaATAGCCGGAGAATTCTGGATTGGGATATCAGATATTATAGAAGAAAACAGATGGATCTATTCATCGGATCTACAGGTGTCAAAGGTGAACGATTTTCACTTCGGAGAACCTAACGGACATACCGGTGCTAACTGTGTAGCACTGTGGAAGCCATTCCGTGGTTACTGGGCCGATGAGTCCTGCGGAGCCCATTATAACTTCATTTGTGAGATGTCACAAGAGTAAGGACTCCtaattattgcaaaatattgaCCAAAATATTCATTGATATAAGGAATAGGACATAAGTGATCCTAAGTTGTTAGATTTGAACAATATTAGTGATTATCAGTGTAACCGAtttaaaatgatacatgtaccagtcCAATAGATTGTCCGACTGAAGCGCAACTgtttcaatatacttttttttttaattccaagcTTATTATCACTGTAACTC
This portion of the Magallana gigas chromosome 7, xbMagGiga1.1, whole genome shotgun sequence genome encodes:
- the LOC105348503 gene encoding perlucin-like protein, whose translation is MKFLVALILLELYSSIEGCEVGWVQFRTKCYMFSHTAASWAEAESICNAFHSILAEPRSHEESRFLISHSVNQAGEFWIGISDIIEENRWIYSSDLQVSKVNDFHFGEPNGHTGANCVALWKPFRGYWADESCGAHYNFICEMSQESGGDVLG